One stretch of Burkholderia oklahomensis C6786 DNA includes these proteins:
- a CDS encoding efflux RND transporter periplasmic adaptor subunit produces MQRKKLILAGAAAAGVLVIALAVARAPSTPAVSTPAASGADAASGAAGQHGGTVLAQGALSVEIVLSEKPGDARLIVYPFVDGKPAAKGASVSATLTRYDGSRVALPFSADGAKYTSTQPIAKPHVFDASIDVKIGARSASFPFSRADGAVALTNEQVGAAKIGVARAGPAQIVTSFQFPGEIKFNEDRTAHVVPRVAGIVERVAVSIGENVKQGQLLAVIASTDLADRRSELLTAERRLQAARTSYAREKTLWEERISAEQDYLQAQVQLREAEIAATNARQKLAALNASAASGALNRYELRAPFTGTIVEKHIAPGEAIAADANVFVVSDLSSVWAEMAVPAQRLNDVRVGRHATVNAAAFDSTSSGPIAYVGALLGEQTRTAPARVVLPNPDGAWRPGMFVNVTVDAGTQNVSVAVASDALQDVDGAPAVFMRTPKGFVAQEIETGRRDAKTVEVVKGLAPGQTYVAANSFVLKAELGKGVADEH; encoded by the coding sequence ATGCAACGCAAGAAACTGATCCTCGCCGGGGCGGCCGCAGCCGGCGTTCTCGTCATCGCGCTGGCGGTCGCGCGCGCGCCGTCCACGCCGGCCGTCTCCACGCCGGCCGCATCCGGGGCCGACGCCGCATCGGGCGCCGCCGGACAGCACGGCGGCACCGTGCTCGCGCAAGGCGCACTGTCCGTCGAGATCGTGCTGTCGGAGAAGCCGGGCGATGCGCGCCTCATCGTCTACCCGTTCGTCGACGGCAAGCCGGCTGCGAAAGGCGCGAGCGTCTCCGCCACGCTGACCCGCTACGACGGCAGCCGCGTCGCGCTGCCGTTCTCGGCGGACGGCGCGAAGTACACGTCGACGCAGCCGATCGCGAAGCCGCACGTCTTCGACGCGTCGATCGACGTGAAGATCGGCGCGCGCAGCGCATCGTTCCCGTTCTCGCGCGCCGACGGCGCGGTCGCGCTGACCAATGAGCAGGTCGGCGCGGCGAAGATCGGCGTCGCGCGCGCGGGCCCCGCGCAGATCGTCACGAGCTTCCAGTTCCCCGGCGAGATCAAGTTCAACGAGGATCGCACCGCGCACGTCGTGCCGCGCGTCGCGGGGATCGTCGAACGCGTCGCGGTGTCGATCGGCGAGAACGTCAAGCAGGGTCAGCTGCTCGCCGTGATCGCGAGCACGGACCTCGCCGACCGGCGCAGCGAGCTGCTGACGGCCGAGCGCCGGCTGCAGGCGGCCCGCACGTCGTACGCGCGCGAAAAAACCCTGTGGGAAGAGCGGATCTCCGCCGAGCAGGATTATCTGCAGGCGCAGGTGCAACTGCGCGAGGCGGAAATCGCCGCGACGAACGCGCGCCAGAAGCTCGCCGCGCTGAACGCGTCGGCCGCGTCCGGCGCGCTCAATCGCTACGAACTGCGCGCGCCGTTCACGGGCACGATCGTCGAAAAGCACATCGCGCCCGGCGAGGCGATCGCGGCCGACGCGAACGTGTTCGTCGTCTCCGATCTGTCGTCGGTCTGGGCGGAGATGGCCGTGCCCGCGCAGCGCCTGAACGACGTGCGCGTCGGCCGCCACGCGACGGTCAACGCGGCCGCGTTCGATTCGACGTCGAGCGGGCCGATCGCGTACGTCGGCGCGCTGCTCGGCGAGCAGACCCGCACCGCGCCCGCGCGCGTCGTGCTGCCGAACCCCGACGGCGCTTGGCGGCCCGGAATGTTCGTCAACGTAACTGTCGACGCCGGCACGCAGAACGTCTCCGTCGCGGTCGCGAGCGACGCGCTGCAGGACGTCGACGGCGCGCCGGCCGTGTTCATGCGGACGCCGAAGGGATTCGTCGCGCAGGAGATCGAGACGGGCCGGCGCGACGCGAAGACCGTCGAGGTCGTGAAGGGCCTCGCGCCCGGCCAGACCTATGTCGCCGCGAACAGCTTCGTGCTGAAGGCGGAGCTCGGCAAGGGCGTCGCCGACGAGCACTGA